GACCGCCCCGGGGAGTGGTTcccgcggccgggccgggcggggcgccgGGTTTAAGGCTCGGCCCGCGGGCCCCGACCCAGTCGCgctcccgcccgccgccgcgcccaGCCATGGAGCGGCCGCCGCTGCGCGCCCTGCTGCTCGGCGCCGCCGGggtgctgctcctgctcctgcccctctcctcttcctcctcttcggACGCCTGCGGCCCCTGCGAGCCGGCCgcctgcccggccctgcccccgcGGGGCTGCCCGCTGGGCGAGACCCGCGACGCGTGCGGCTGCTGCCCGGTGTGCGCGCGCGGCGAGGGCGAGCCgtgcgggggcggcggcgccggCAGGGGGCACTGCGCGCCGGGCCTGGAGTGCGTGAAGAGCCGCAAGAGGCGGAAGGGTAAAGCCGGGGCAGCCGCCGGCGGCGCGGCGGGGAGCGGCGTGTGCGTGTGCAAGAGCCGCTACCCGGTGTGCGGCAGCGACGGCGTCACCTACCCCAGCGGCTGCCAGCTGCGCGCCGCCAGCCTGCGCGCCGAGAGCCGCGGGGACAAGGCCGTCACCCAGGTCAGCAAGGGCACCTGCGAGCAAGGTGGGCAcgcgcgccgccccgccccgccccgccccgccccggctccccctGGCGGAGCGCGCCCGCCGAGCCCCGACGGCCGCAGGGGCGGcgcccccctcctctcctctcctctctctttttccttttcctcttttttgctgcttttatCTCGGAAGCCGGTTGCGCGCGCCAGGGGCGAGGATGCGGCGGGGCGAGCGCGCGCAGACCCCGgtgccgccccccgcccgcgctaAACGGCTGGCGCGGCCCCCGCTGCGGGAGACGCCGGCGCCGCCGCCTCTGGGGTCCTCCCGCCcgggctcggggcggggcggggcggggggcggcgagCGCCGGGGTGAGGGTCCCGCGGAGTCGCTCGCCGCGCGCGTCGGGGTGGCCCGAGCGCCCCTTACAAGTCGGGTTTCGTTCACTTACTGCAAAGTCTGGCCCCTTATCTGTGGGCCAGGAGTACAAACTGCTGCAGGAAAGTTTTAACGGTGTCGC
The Vulpes vulpes isolate BD-2025 chromosome 2, VulVul3, whole genome shotgun sequence genome window above contains:
- the IGFBP7 gene encoding insulin-like growth factor-binding protein 7, yielding MERPPLRALLLGAAGVLLLLLPLSSSSSSDACGPCEPAACPALPPRGCPLGETRDACGCCPVCARGEGEPCGGGGAGRGHCAPGLECVKSRKRRKGKAGAAAGGAAGSGVCVCKSRYPVCGSDGVTYPSGCQLRAASLRAESRGDKAVTQVSKGTCEQGPSIVTPPKDIWNVTGAQVYLSCEVIGIPTPVLIWNKVKRGNYGVQRTELLPGDRDNLAIQTRGGPEKHEVTGWVLVSPLSKEDAGEYECHASNSQGQASASAKITVVDALHEIPVKKGEGADL